ccgaggggccacatGGTACAATATTCTTTGAACGCCCatatgtggccccatgggcctcttgtttaacgATTGTGGCATTTTACTTTAAGTAAAATgtcaaaatcgttaaaaggtTGCTTTTCTGCCaagtaaaatgtcaaaattgcCTCAAAAGGCCAAGAAAACGTCAAATATTTCAGACTAAGATCTGGCTTAAATATGATCACAATATGTAATAAACTTCGTCTTTATATTACACTCTTGTAGATATCAATAGTGTTACGAAGACCGCCATTATTTGAATCACGAGGTTCCATCCCAccagtgtattttaaaaatacctttGTGTTGTTTATAGAACTAAAATTAATGTACACATATGATATCtacaattttgatataatttttattacaaaaatgcatCGGAACATTTTGTAAGACTTCAATACAATAgttaaatttgttttgatatttttagatgtaaaatgtttgacaatagaatgcatttttataaatcTGTAAAAGTCCTAGTATGTTTCGAACTCGTTTTATTTTAATCGGTTGAATTTAGTACGCTGTTAGACATCAAGATACTGTGCATTTTCTGTTTATAATAAAGGATTTcatgtttatttgaaaaaaaagcagGTGACAATATGGGTCAAGGTGAACTATGGCTCCTTAGAATCAGAGTTTCAACTGAAAAGgattattttaaagtatataaatGGAGTTGAATTGACTGTATTGATtgacagggaaatattcgccccagttttattttcatctCTTTCGCCCTCGTTGCCAGCGGACGAATTTAAGACTTGGCGAATTAcaattatctctctttgaaCATAGCATTCAGAGTAATGGCAATACAACGTGAGTCTATATCAGAAATGTCAATACACATTCTATATAAGACAAACATGTGTAGATGCCCGGATCTACATTTGGCCAATCGACTTACGTACGATAAGACTAGTGCTTACATACAAAAGGGACtatgaaactaaaaaaaaacccagtatttatcagtatatcataactatatcaaattttatgggATTAATTTTGTCGTCTTTTGCTTTAAAAATCCTATGCATCCTACTACAACCACTATCACGGCATGCCCCCCTCCCACCAATCTGATCATTATTCTACTTCCACTGAGGTTGGTTTatctttccttaaaaaaaatctggataaaATAGATTGAGTGATTTATTAAAGTGCTTGATTGGTCgtaaagatattttgtttaatttctatAAAAACCAATCAATACATTGGATGATTCTTAATACCACGATGGCaccaatacaaaaaaataaacacatttttaacgaaacattttttgtgtaagtttatatatataataaaaaatatatataatcaaattcGATATACTGTCTTTatgaatttacatataaaaaaaaccaagcaaGGTttgaaaattcagaaaaagCCACGCAActgcaatatttcttttttaaatgatcaCAATTTGTAAGAgttctctctctttttcaaatcaaatattgcACGATATCACAATGAAATTTTCTCGTGGTAACTCGAGTTCTTTATTTCTTCCTGAAAACTCTTCTAAGTCGAGAAAGAAATCCTTTgcttttctcttcgttttcttGTCTGACCTGTTAAAAAGACAATTTATTAAACCTAGGTATTATTACTGTTAATTATTCTACGTTTATGTGAATCTTATTTTATTCATTGGAAGACTATTTCCCGCGCAATATTCAAGAAAGATCATTTTAACaacattttaatcaaagtaAAGAAGAAAGTTCATTTAATTCATGCATTACTAACCTTCTTTTGAATGGAGTTTGCGCCACAACAAAAAAGTCGAACGAACCAAGATGTTCGGTGtttattctgaaaaatataaTAGAGAATCAGTTTATTTCGTTATAGAGTCAATTTTAATGATTGTTGGTTATAATAAAAATGACGCATCTTTATTTTTACCTTCTCTTCCTCATCCACGCTAAAACTTGGATCAGATTTTTTCATTCCTTGATTGtctataatttcaatttcagtGTCACGCCTTTGTTGGGCATTTGCGTTGACCTGTTCACAAAAGAAACCcataattaatttcattaagTATGTGTGTTTATTAACAACTATATAGAAACTTAAATTGGACAGCAACATATGTAGAAGCTAGGGGACACACCTGCGAGTCCCCGGGAGTCTGTTGTTCTGTGGATTGCATCAGTTCAGAGTACGTCATGTTTAGTGTCACCCATTCATAGGATAGTGGTGCCAGTCCTCGGACTGGTGGCCTCGGTAAACGGCGATATTCATACACCTCCCGAATGAAATCTTTGTCCCTGTAACGAATAGACGTGCGTGTAAATGATCGTTTTCTTGGATTACTTATTTCAATTGAAGTAAAATTAAGCGATTATTCTTATGTCTTTGTAAAACataggaattattttttaaacttgccTCAAGGCTGCGCTGTATTTTGCCAACATTATTGAAATACTCTCTTCTGCTGTCGGTATctgatcattaaaaaaaaaaggaattatcAAACCGATATGAAATGGAAATGTGTTAATTATCATATTGTAATATtctgtttttacattttaatccaAACAATTAAGGGGTACCTCAATAGGTCGGTAGGTACGGCTTGTTGGGATTTCAGGGGGATTTAATGGAAACATTTCCCGGTCCACGGGGTCAGTAAAGAAGTCTTCTATCTGTTTCCGTCTTGCCGCTTGAGCCTCCAAGTCTAATTCCCTGCATATTCTCTCATTATCACCCTAAAAAATGATAAGTACGACAAATGATTTtattgtcaaaaatatttttgaatgcatatttaaatgatttagaaaatttggcataaaatattaatttcagaTAACTATTAAATTTTCACTTGAAATATTTAATCTAAGTCAGTTTGAAATTCACACGATGCTACTTTATATTCCAGCTGTTATTTACATCCAATTTCGTAATATATATCTCTTCgaattcattaatttggaaATGAATTTAGTCTGGGTTTTTTCGTTTTGaagtaaaatgtacatgtttacaaaCCTTATCGCCATTTGCTGATCCGTTCTGGATCAAAGACTGCTTCTTAGTTGAGCTTTCGCTTTGTTTACGATTCTGGTTGTTGTTTATGTCGAAAATCTGTAAATAGATTTTTAGGAATATTGAAATTAAGAagtgttaaaaattttaatatatgaaaagatatgaataaataaatcgaTAAAATCGTAAATTAATAGATATATCTTGATTCAAAGTTGACATGTTTCTTACATCATGGTCGTCCTTGACATCAGCGAGTTGGTGACCTTTTGCCTTGATAATCTGTGTGCAACTTCCGGTCTCTATAATTCCGTCACTAAGAGATTTCTGTGATAAATAAAGATATCTTTATAGCACcgtattgaaataaaacacatgCTAAGATTAtctcaaattaatattttcaggTAGATTAATTAGTGTCAAAATATCAACCTTGACAATATAGTCATTGTTCGATGTGACCCCTTGTAAAGATTTCGGTCCTATCAATCTGGAAATCGAGGTTTCTCCAGGTTTTGCATTTGATACAACaatctacatttaaaaaaaacataattgatAATGTACGTTGTTGTATTGGGGAGGGGTGACCACAAGTTTACTTTAATCTGGGAATTTTAAGACAAAACGATACCTTTTTTACAAACAGACTGACAATTTCATATTCTCGCCTCAATTTTTCGTTGTAATGGATCAATGCCTgtaaacagaaataaatatctaaataagGATAAATACAAGTTCATAAAAAATCGTGCACAGTattctcatacatgtacatcaaagtTCTCCAAGATGGTCTTTAATCATTTGGAAAGTTCCTTACATACCTTGCTTGAAATGTCCATAGTTTGTGAATAAGATATCCAAAGAAAACTCACAGAGTTTTGACAAAACAAATGATTTGCCTTTGAGCGCTGCTAAAATCTGCCAAACCTTACTGGTTTCTGTACAGAaatgattatgacgtcataatgcatCCTACCTAATGAAACGTCATGGAAGTAGCACTAATCGACGTAATAACTTTGGTGTACCCAAATTGACAAAAACGAAACCAAATACAGCATCCATAAATAGTTTTTCTTAAAacaacttattttatttttcatgtgcgctctctctctctctctctctctctctctctctctctctctctctctctctctctcctgttcTGCGTTACAGCGTTTAAATAGCCTACATGTACAAAAGGAAGAAGCTTATAATCACAGAGAGAATTAAGTGTTTTCTCTTTCAAGTTAGGGAAGcaattataaaaataagaatttatttAAAGTACAAACTTTTTTCCAAAAGACAAATCAAAAGACAAAACGGTTTCAAATTATTTTGCAAGGCACAATTTGACGGACTGATTAATTATTGTCTTACTTGGCACCAACGAgcatttgtaaaattgagaagaaataccatttaattattatttataaatcaacttttttgttgaaaaaaaaccccacagaCAGCGATAATAAGGGTTTTTGCCCGTGGAAACGACATTTGAAAGAGTGCTTTTCAATTCGATCTAGTCACATCATTCAATCTATTAATCTTGTTTTTTTCTCGTAccaaaattagtttaaaaagtTACTTACTACATGatttttaatgcatgtacaCTTTTTGATGAATAATCTGTTATACTATAACACTGATTTCTATACAATCTACCTGTCATTTTATTTGGTTTaagtataaaattatatatgtcTTCGATCGTGTATGACCGTAAAACTCTGGGATGTTAAATAACATGACGAGGTCTGTACACGAGTGTCACTTGACACACTTTGGAAAATTTTAGCATTTGTACTACCATCAATCATCGCATACCGCGGCTATTTAACTGCATGATCCCGAGAGGGAGTTTTTGTATATTCCTGAGAGTGGATTGATACAAACTGGTGTGACACCTCGTCTGGACGTATGAATTAAACTTTTGATACAGTAATTTCCAGTatcacctctctctctctctctctctctctctctctctctctctctctctctctctccatacaCGCCAATATTATGtatgtaaagtacatgtatgttatctGTTGTACGTACGTGCCCCAAATGTTTCGTAATACATCTACTTAAGTATACAGGTGCACTTTTATGACgttttaaatgttcaattttgATCAATGAATCGTGTTTGTTTTTAAACTTCGCTCCATGCAACCTATTTGTTTGTATTGTAAAAATCGAGATTGCACAACataaattgtttatgtatgCTTATTCAGCTAGTTTCGCATGACGTTCATTTTATATAaggatgaataaaaaaaaataataagatctGGCAAATTTCCTTCTGGCATTTATATTGACATTGTATACGTATCTGGCCTTTAGGTTGTTTATTAGACTGTAAGATACTATATACGTAACACACATTAGCCAACTTTTCTAGTCCAGGTGATAAAACTATTTATCAAACATGGCGACCGAGGACGGCCAGATTGAAATCATCGCTGGGACAGACGACAGAACTCTCGTACCCATTCCATGTGGGGACCGGAAGTACATGAATGTGCTGGAGAGGGATTTTTTGAACTGTTTCTTTACTTCAGTTTTGTTATACGTCAATCCTTTGACTCTTATTCGCCGTCTCTGTGAAAAAGACCATGTTTCCAAGGAGTGTTTGGAGTTAGTCGAAGCAAAACAGGAAAATTCCCCTTTTCAGTTTTCGTATGAAATCTTGGCAAACGAAGTTGCGAAACGCAACTCTTTGAGGAGTTTTGTGTTTGCATTGTATTCTCTTCAATATACGCAGTTAGCAAATGATTTAATCGGGTTCTACAAAGAGTACACTCGAACAAAACGTGTACAAGAAGTAGTACGTGCTACAGTCGGTGATAGGAGAGCAATACAGCAATACTTTAAATTCATCAAAAAGCAAGTTCACGAATTCACGTTCAAAAACCCTCAAGCCGATTTGTCCGTCATCGGTGCACGTATAAGACAACGTATAGAACTGGAGAAGAACGATGGCAGACGACAAAACATGTATGACCGGTACATTGCTCTGAAAGCTGCAGAAATTGATGCCCTGACCAACAGAACAGACGACATCGATCCTTATGGAGGGGCTTTCTCAGACATCGAGGAGGTTCTGGATAGGAGCAGCAATCCTGGTATATCCCGAGTCCTTCTGTATGTACGGAAGGCTGACGTCTTGTCTTCGCTTGGGAGACAAGAAGAAGGACGATGCATGCTGAAAGCGGGGTTCACGTACGCAAATGCAACCGATACATGCATCGAATCAGTAGACATGGTATATAAAAGTGTTGTTTTCCGCCTTTCTGAACTTGAAGAAGACCCGTCCAATTTGCTACTAAAGGAACAATTGTTAGCCGAGGCAAGCCGGGGCCTTCATGAACTCAACGAAGAAAATGAGGATGTAAAAACATTCTGGAAGAGGCTCTTTGTGTTGAGAATGATCTATTGTCATCTAGGTATCGGAAAACGCTGCAGAATCTttccaaattttgaaatctCCAAACAATCCTTGATGGAGGCTGAAAGACTGCTTTCTGTAGATTCTCTTGAGGATTTGGAACATCGCCGCCAAATGATGTATGGTGTTGCCAGAGCTCGTCTGCAGGAGCTCCAAGGAGATTTGTCGTCTGCTGTGGAGACGCTATCTCGAGTGCTGGAAATTGCCAAAGAGGGAAAGTACACGGAAATGCCTATGATTAGTGATTATCTATCGTGTCTTTATCAAAAAcatcaacaaatttaaaaacattaagaTATACATGTGGACATGAAAACATATTTCGTCTTgttcttttaaaattgtacaaGAATACATGTTGTATGTCTCACTTTGGTTGTTAATACATTTAtaatctgtcccaagatatttatgctgcacatttggacaatttttaataaaaatacacttgcctgtgaaagaagtgcaattgaaatagttgaaagggatattttccaagataatttcattgacacattatcatctttcactcggaaaaattcacaggaacgaaaacagattccttacggagatttataatggggaatgtttacatcttttctccattcggaatacactcgcgcaatatttcaacgttatcatccggccATGCACGGGCTTGCTggaatgcaaaatctccgtaggcATCACATTTTTTGGCATTGTATTGAAatctgataagctaacaggggcgttttaactgagaaatcttggaaatttttcatacttttgaatgaacatcgtttaaatcctgaggtatttataaatatcaaacaattaagccaaacgtgaatccaaaatatcttgggacagagtatagaaaatgctaacgcgcgttatgtatttttttctgcaatgtcgcttaGACTTCATATTCTGCATGAATCACAAAAGAaagaatttaattgtttatattaccatctttctttacaaaatttactgttaatgtacagtAGTACGTAAGctaaaaaaaccccaaccaaatcgtctcctattgGAATCTGAGTccgacatcatcatgattatttcgtgcagtccgtgatttttcttaggtcgctgtaagtttcgaccaatcgataaacggggagTGTAGATTCAgctatatttatcaaaatatgcccCACGtcataaacgaaatatttatttctttcccaagcaagaacttcaaagtatatgacttaaaaaaggatttttcttaaaaacatgtatgatttaatgtcttcaatcacctgcgccgatgcgatttaaatagatcatttgcaatattaggattcgcccgtcacgtgattacaaagaacatatgacgtcacaaaaatgcatcaaatataatgtttaacatcggtgtcaataaatgtaacatagatcTTAAGAAATACTCCTGGTCGAagtatttttgcgatgattcaaataatatcgttttccagtCGTATTTTGccatcgggacgccttaacattgctgcgtTCTATAAGAAGGAACTATCAAGTGACAGCATGGGCACGGGTTCATGGTGAGATTGTCTTCATGatctatttaaatttatttcttttcaaaggTAGATAACTTGTCGTACTATCATCTCTTagataaaaaaagagaaaaattttaaaaaggtaaaaaatattttaaggccGATGGTTGGAGAACCTTAAATCTctgttatttaaatatattactgTTCATTTACATAGATCTCTGCAATTGCAAATCAACCGACCGTATTTATATGCCCCAGTAGTAGTTGAGGAgcgataaaaaattatatgtcgCTTGACCGAATTCTTTTCGGTGGGTTTCATGGAGTCGATCTCCCAGTATTTTCGGTCCTTTGATTTTACAGATTATGACACCTGATGCCAACATATCAAGttattatattgtacatgtatataatttgatgaaataaatattggCGAATATACGGCATTATTTACGCTAAAAACAAactttgaaaatgtatatatgtaagttACTGTAATCTCTTCTATATATGCACCAAAGGGTATGAGTAAATGGGAAAAGCATGCGAGGAAATTTTACACTGGATTGTTTGTGCATTGACGGTAAGTACTTATTAGGATCTGTCAAATTATTCTTACAACTGGAATACTATATTTCTCTGATCTAAAAATTGTGAATGGTAAGCGACGATTAGGTTAGTACCCGGACATCTTCGTTTGCCAGGGTCCAGATTCATTTCGGCCATATGTACTGTCATTGTATTGAACACTGCCGCTCGCAGTcagtgcatatttttttttggtccttattaaataaataaaacaattcataaTGAGTTATATAATTAACGGTTTAAGTTAAAGGGGTGATTTTTATACATCGATTCAGATGGAGTGCGTCTATGATAAGGAATATAATAATTAGCCAGTATGTTTACAATACTTCTATACCCATTAACAAAAGTAATTTGATTAGATTACTTTACTGTATAAAAAacgtacatgtactgtataacatgcagaaattttaatttttgtgaaaacatGTTTTCAACAGCAACTCTTTTGCATGATTACATTGACCAACATTTTGCTGAAGGTGTTGAAGAAACTTGAGTTAGTATTTTTTCAGAGTGTGCAATATAACATTCAAGTGAATTCCATATTTATTCTTAATAATTGCAtttatataatcaataaaatttgagagGCCACTGAATTCGAAGGAGACACatgctaaaaaaatatataaaaatccttatgcagcaaaaaataaaaaacccaaacaaacaaaaaacaatgaaatgtttataaaaaaaaaatccgaaaatcCGAAGACCAAAATACCGTATGCTCTATAGATCAATTTAATTATCGAAATAATTACATCGTTTATCTGTCTGTGATCGGATTAATTTTGAATGTAAttgttggttttctttttaCTACAATGTTTATCTCACGTGACACTTACTTCCGGTTTGATGCAGGGCAGAAAATGTGAAGATACGATCATACGAGtatccagaaaaaaaatcaataacttCTTTGTTCCAGACTCCATTCTATACGTAAATGGTCTGTGTAACGTTAGTGCATTGTTTTGTAAGCACAAGCTtgtaaacatgtaatttatccCTCCTTATCATGCGTATTGTTCTgcaatttcgaaaaaaaatccCCCAGATTTGTGTCGCCGATGGTACTGCTGTAGTATGTCAACAAATACACAGGGTGACAGGGAGTAAAGCTTGAAGAGATTGTCATGCTACACACAGGGGCATGCACTTCTTATAACCATCTTTctgattaaaatgaaatgttcttTAAATTGACAAATTAATAACAttcaatcatttaaataaaacacatttttgctAATCAGGTGgaatcttcccaagtcaagggtttctgatccgcactcTCCTCACACTTTATTGTGGGGAACAGAGTGGACCGAAAAtgcttggctagcgaagatgatcaggtggaggggggggggggggggtgaagaaAATTTTGCTGCTATATGTAATATGGATATATTTTTTGTCGTGTCCTCTTAGATGCTTTGACTGTCACCTAGGTGCAAGCTGAGATAAAGATCCCTCAGTTGCAAGACCCATCTCATATTATGACTTTAATTTTTTGGTTTTCATTGTAGGATGTAATGTGAAGAAAAAGTGCAATGGCAACCATTGAGAAGCTGATCAAAGCTTTTGAGGCACTGAGGGTGTTTCAGCCCTCAGGGTCTACAGCGGATGATGCAGCCAAGTAATTCAGTGtttctaattcttttatttaatgcATGTTCATCAAGTACACGTACatcaaagatataaaaaaaagttatggatGTAATTCATCTTTAATTGGAAAGGAAGAGCGTTTTTGGCTGGAATGGAAATAAGACCTTATGTTAAGTGTCAGTTCTATTACTAAGGTGTCGAGGCTTATATCCATGGTTCATATGGCCAAATATGTCATACTACTACATAAAATGAAAGAACATATTAGCTATACACTAACTTTTACAGATCTCAATTTGGTATAGAGCAGCTAGGTCTTTaaagttaatttcattaaaatgcctacatgatatcttgacataaaaatattttaaaaaattattttaaacaattttattatttgaaatttttgatatcaatatgATAAAGATGTactttgtgtgtgttttttttttcattctgtatGAAGTGATATCTATTTGTTCatttaaaaacatcttttttttggTTAACTTAGGAAAAAGGAACAAGCACCTGTCAGCAAAAAAGACAAAATGGTTAACTGCAATCTTGTGGCTGATTGTATATCTGCTCCAAACATGAGGTATTACATGACATTCAACATAAA
This is a stretch of genomic DNA from Crassostrea angulata isolate pt1a10 chromosome 4, ASM2561291v2, whole genome shotgun sequence. It encodes these proteins:
- the LOC128181447 gene encoding uncharacterized protein LOC128181447, which translates into the protein MDISSKALIHYNEKLRREYEIVSLFVKKIVVSNAKPGETSISRLIGPKSLQGVTSNNDYIVKKSLSDGIIETGSCTQIIKAKGHQLADVKDDHDIFDINNNQNRKQSESSTKKQSLIQNGSANGDKGDNERICRELDLEAQAARRKQIEDFFTDPVDREMFPLNPPEIPTSRTYRPIEIPTAEESISIMLAKYSAALRDKDYMREVYEYRRLPRPPARGLAPLSYEWLTLNTSSGLMQSTEQLDLRDPQVNANVQQTLDTEIETTDDQGMKECDPSLSVDGEEKSKHRTSWFVQLFCCGANSIPKKVRQKNREKRKGFLSRLRRVFGKK
- the LOC128181505 gene encoding uncharacterized protein LOC128181505, whose product is MATEDGQIEIIAGTDDRTLVPIPCGDRKYMNVLERDFLNCFFTSVLLYVNPLTLIRRLCEKDHVSKECLELVEAKQENSPFQFSYEILANEVAKRNSLRSFVFALYSLQYTQLANDLIGFYKEYTRTKRVQEVVRATVGDRRAIQQYFKFIKKQVHEFTFKNPQADLSVIGARIRQRIELEKNDGRRQNMYDRYIALKAAEIDALTNRTDDIDPYGGAFSDIEEVLDRSSNPGISRVLLYVRKADVLSSLGRQEEGRCMLKAGFTYANATDTCIESVDMVYKSVVFRLSELEEDPSNLLLKEQLLAEASRGLHELNEENEDVKTFWKRLFVLRMIYCHLGIGKRCRIFPNFEISKQSLMEAERLLSVDSLEDLEHRRQMMYGVARARLQELQGDLSSAVETLSRVLEIAKEGKYTEMPMISDYLSCLYQKHQQI